In Neofelis nebulosa isolate mNeoNeb1 chromosome 10, mNeoNeb1.pri, whole genome shotgun sequence, one DNA window encodes the following:
- the MMP7 gene encoding matrilysin produces the protein MRLAVLCVLCLLPQSPALPLPREAGGHSESQWKQAQEYLKRFYPSDAKSRDADSFGAQLKEMQKFFRLPVTGMLDSRVIVVMQQPRCGLPDTGEDLPSRNRPKWTSRVVTYRIISYTRDLPRVTVDHLVAKALNMWSKEIPLSFRRVVLGIPDIVIGFARGAHGDFYPFDGPGGTLAHAYEPGPGLGGDAHFDEDERWADGRGLGINFLAVATHELGHSLGLRHSSDPDSVMYPTYGARDSENFKLSPGDIREIQELYGKRSKSRKK, from the exons ATGCGGCTCGCGGTGCTGTGTGTCCTGTGTCTGCTGCCCCAAAGCCCAGCCCTGCCGCTCCCCCGGGAGGCGGGCGGCCACAGTGAGTCACAGTGGAAGCAGGCTCAG GAGTATCTCAAGAGATTTTACCCATCTGACGCCAAATCGAGGGATGCCGACAGCTTCGGAGCCCAGCTCAAGGAAATGCAGAAGTTCTTCCGCCTGCCCGTGACTGGAATGCTGGACTCCCGCGTGATAGTGGTAATGCAACAGCCCAGATGCGGGCTTCCGGACACCGGAGAAGACTTGCCATCCAGAAATAGGCCAAAGTGGACTTCCAGAGTGGTCACCTACAG GATCATATCATACACTCGAGACTTACCACGTGTCACAGTGGATCATTTAGTGGCAAAGGCCTTGAATATGTGGAGCAAAGAGATCCCACTATCCTTCAGGAGAGTTGTGCTGGGAATTCCCGATATCGTGATTGGCTTTGCAAGAGGAG ctcacgGGGACTTCTACCCATTTGACGGACCAGGAGGCACACTGGCCCATGCCTACGAACCTGGGCCGGGCCTGGGAGGAGACGCCCACTTCGATGAGGACGAGCGCTGGGCCGACGGCAGGGGTCTAG GAATTAACTTCCTGGCTGTTGCAACCCATGAACTTGGCCATTCTCTGGGCCTGAGACATTCGTCCGATCCCGACTCTGTCATGTACCCCACCTACGGAGCCAGGGACTCTGAGAATTTCAAGCTCTCGCCGGGCGATATCAGAGAAATCCAGGAATTGTATG GAAAGAGAAGTAAATCAAGAAAGAAGTAG